In Patescibacteria group bacterium, a genomic segment contains:
- a CDS encoding SIS domain-containing protein, whose amino-acid sequence MIDLNDEKLVSSLDKARMLESIRLLPDQCRQAWEETKKIQIPSSYMAQTSQIIVSGMGGSALGAHIIKSLFHQDLSLPVEIINDYHLPGYVDSRTLLLLSSYSGSTEETLSTAFEGLKRQAKIVGITTGGKLGSFLEENHFPAYIFKPQFNPCGQPRIGLGYSIVGQIGLLRKIGLLKLDENDFYQTIDSLSRESETLKKEAKAMAAKIQDKIVEVIGASHLSGNAHVLANQLNENSKNFAGFFFLPELNHHLMEGLKNPKQNKLIFLFLRSLFYDEKIKLRLKLTQEIIAKNNLPFLEFESHGENKLAEVFQTLLFGSFLSFYLSIIYNQDPSVIPWVDYFKEKLAKAS is encoded by the coding sequence ATGATTGACTTAAACGACGAAAAGTTGGTGTCAAGTCTGGATAAGGCGAGGATGCTTGAGTCCATCAGGTTGCTACCCGATCAGTGTCGTCAGGCTTGGGAAGAAACCAAAAAAATTCAAATACCCTCTTCTTATATGGCGCAAACCTCGCAAATTATCGTTTCCGGTATGGGTGGTTCCGCCCTTGGAGCCCACATTATTAAAAGTCTTTTTCACCAAGATTTATCTTTACCCGTCGAAATTATTAATGACTATCATCTGCCGGGATACGTTGATTCCCGAACCCTTCTCCTTCTTTCTTCCTACTCGGGTTCAACCGAAGAAACGCTTTCTACGGCTTTCGAGGGCCTAAAAAGACAAGCTAAAATTGTCGGGATTACCACCGGAGGTAAATTAGGCAGTTTTCTTGAGGAAAATCATTTTCCCGCTTATATTTTTAAACCTCAATTTAATCCCTGCGGCCAACCGAGAATCGGTTTAGGCTATTCTATTGTCGGCCAAATCGGTTTGTTAAGAAAAATCGGTCTCTTAAAACTAGACGAAAATGATTTTTATCAGACGATTGACTCATTGAGCCGGGAAAGCGAAACTCTCAAGAAAGAAGCCAAAGCCATGGCGGCAAAAATACAGGATAAAATCGTTGAAGTTATTGGGGCGAGTCATTTATCCGGCAATGCCCACGTTTTGGCTAATCAATTAAATGAAAACAGCAAAAACTTCGCCGGGTTTTTCTTCTTGCCGGAGTTGAATCATCACCTGATGGAAGGACTAAAAAATCCAAAACAGAATAAATTAATTTTTCTTTTTCTTAGGTCCTTATTTTATGATGAAAAAATTAAGTTGCGATTAAAATTAACACAGGAAATCATTGCCAAAAACAATTTGCCGTTTTTAGAATTTGAGTCCCACGGTGAAAATAAATTGGCGGAAGTTTTTCAAACTCTGCTCTTCGGCAGTTTTTTAAGTTTCTATTTATCTATAATTTACAATCAGGATCCCTCGGTCATTCCCTGGGTTGATTATTTTAAGGAAAAACTGGCAAAAGCCTCTTGA
- a CDS encoding phosphomannomutase/phosphoglucomutase, protein MEKIDPAIFKAYDIRGIYPVALDEDLAYKIGRVFAQMIKKENPGKKIVIVLSRDMRLSSPSLHEQVLQGFADEEVEVIDIGLASTPLFYFAVATFKADAGMQITASHNPKAYNGFKMTRQKASPVNGDNGIYQMRDAILSSNFEKLNKPLKVQDREILALYLEHARQYVKDKGMTKKIIIDSANAMAGIDLASFFQSFPNIEVTYLNQKLDGSFPAHEANPLKEETLETLKKQVLERKADFGIATDGDGDRYMFIDEKGQYVRSDLVNALLARKTVTEGKGEPILYDLRSSKVVAEEVEKYGGRALKCRVGHSFIKKQMREVDAYFAAELSGHFYLEVMPDSYFEFPLFVVAKLMEILEEAKKPLSEMIKPLRKYFHTNEFNFKIEDKEKAMAAFEKKYQDGQQFKLDGLSIEYPSWWFNVRMSNTEPLLRFNLESDTEEEMQRKKEEVSQIILSLGGEKE, encoded by the coding sequence ATGGAAAAAATCGACCCTGCAATTTTTAAGGCCTATGACATCAGGGGCATTTACCCCGTCGCTTTGGACGAAGACTTGGCCTATAAAATCGGCCGCGTTTTTGCCCAAATGATTAAAAAAGAAAACCCCGGCAAAAAGATCGTCATTGTTCTGTCGCGCGATATGCGCTTATCTTCTCCTTCTTTGCACGAGCAAGTTCTCCAGGGTTTTGCCGACGAAGAGGTTGAGGTTATTGATATCGGCCTGGCCTCAACGCCGCTGTTTTATTTTGCCGTCGCGACTTTTAAAGCCGACGCCGGCATGCAGATTACCGCCTCTCATAATCCTAAAGCCTATAACGGTTTTAAAATGACCCGCCAAAAGGCCAGTCCGGTTAACGGCGATAACGGTATTTACCAAATGCGCGACGCCATTTTATCTTCAAATTTTGAGAAATTAAATAAACCCTTAAAAGTTCAAGATCGGGAGATTCTGGCTCTTTACCTTGAGCACGCGAGACAATACGTCAAAGACAAAGGGATGACCAAAAAAATTATTATTGATTCAGCCAATGCCATGGCCGGGATTGATTTGGCTTCATTTTTCCAAAGTTTTCCCAACATAGAAGTGACTTATCTTAACCAAAAACTTGACGGTTCTTTTCCCGCCCATGAAGCCAACCCCTTAAAAGAAGAAACCCTAGAGACTTTGAAAAAACAGGTGCTTGAGAGAAAAGCCGATTTTGGGATCGCGACGGACGGGGATGGTGACCGATATATGTTTATTGACGAGAAGGGACAATATGTCCGGTCTGACCTTGTTAATGCTCTTCTGGCCAGAAAAACGGTTACCGAGGGCAAAGGAGAACCCATACTTTACGATTTAAGAAGCAGCAAGGTCGTTGCGGAGGAAGTGGAAAAATACGGCGGTAGGGCTTTAAAATGCCGGGTGGGTCACTCGTTTATTAAAAAACAAATGCGGGAAGTTGACGCTTATTTTGCCGCCGAATTATCGGGGCACTTCTACTTGGAAGTCATGCCTGATTCCTATTTTGAGTTTCCCTTATTTGTGGTCGCGAAATTAATGGAAATTCTTGAAGAGGCAAAAAAACCATTATCGGAAATGATTAAGCCTTTGAGAAAATATTTCCACACCAATGAGTTTAATTTCAAAATTGAAGATAAAGAAAAGGCCATGGCGGCCTTTGAAAAAAAATATCAAGACGGTCAACAGTTTAAGCTGGACGGTTTATCAATCGAATACCCGAGCTGGTGGTTTAACGTCCGCATGTCTAACACGGAACCCTTATTAAGGTTTAATTTGGAAAGCGACACCGAAGAAGAAATGCAAAGAAAAAAAGAAGAAGTCAGCCAAATAATTTTATCTTTAGGCGGCGAAAAAGAGTAA